The Arachis hypogaea cultivar Tifrunner chromosome 16, arahy.Tifrunner.gnm2.J5K5, whole genome shotgun sequence genome contains a region encoding:
- the LOC112754882 gene encoding YTH domain-containing protein ECT2 isoform X2: MYSRYMNVDGGMAQGVYGDSCSYMYNQGYGYTPYGAYPPPATSPPIQHDGQLYGMQQYHYPSCYYQSPASTDMLHAPNKIGVPQGEEISTAVNADHVPSSNVFNKGNTVTMANGDRSNKKGLNAFLTGSQHGSLNSNDFYQVANMPACVPLSGHQGPRISTHGQQSAFPSDVPLISDRQSKHGAKAGISSSVGPLKDFNAQRNQRLPQPLPQFTNFHSSRSPSGLELVSGFMNRMYPSNSVYSRYGNTFRADSRYGSTAYGSRAGFENKLRGTGDGYGVDHLRKNVDGFGEMNKGPRSIRNSDNKGTKSLGPVTLLLKGQDLPVKSDSDNKEATLAPKKEQYNGEHFPENYTDAKFFVIKSYSEDDVHKSIKYSVWASTPNGNKKLDAAYQEAKEKSCPIFLLFSVNTSGQFVGLAEMVGPVDFGKTVEYWQQDRWTGCFAVKWHIIKDIPNSILRHITLENNEHRPVTNSRDTQEVQFDKGIQIVKIFKEHSSKACILDDFGFYETREKATQERKSKEHAKQVSNPSEITIGTVVLPKSLEGSLLNGSAAADAAEGKGNGAITVLENSSKSC, from the exons ATGTATTCTAGGTATATGAATGTTGATGGAGGAATGGCTCAA GGTGTTTATGGAGATAGCTGCTCTTATATGTACAATCAGGGTTATGGTTATACACCTTATGGAGCGTATCCACCACCGGCCACTTCTCCACCCATTCAACATGATGGTCAACTCTATGGGATGCAACAGTATCACTACCCTTCTTGTTATTACCAATCTCCAGCCTCTACTGATATGCTGCATGCTCCCAACAAAATCGGTGTTCCACAAGGGGAGGAAATATCAACTGCAGTTAATGCCGATCATGTTCCTTCATCAAATGTCTTTAATAAAGGGAATACTGTTACCATGGCCAATGGCGACCGCTCAAACAAAAAAGGGTTGAATGCATTTCTAACAGGTTCCCAGCATGGTTCTTTGAATTCAAATGATTTTTATCAGGTGGCTAACATGCCGGCATGTGTCCCTTTGTCTGGGCATCAGGGTCCAAGAATTAGCACCCATGGCCAACAGTCGGCCTTTCCTTCAGATGTTCCATTAATTTCTGATAGGCAGTCCAAACATGGAGCAAAGGCTGGAATATCTTCATCTGTTGGTCCTCTCAAAGATTTCAATGCACAAAGGAATCAAAGGCTACCTCAGCCACTTCCGCAATTCACG AACTTTCACAGTTCCAGAAGCCCATCTGGACTGGAACTGGTTTCTGGTTTCATGAACAGGATGTATCCGAGCAACAGCGTGTACAGTCGATACGGAAACACATTTAGAGCTGATTCTCGTTATGGATCCACTGCATATGGATCCAGAGCTGGATTTGAGAATAAGCTGAGAGGCACAGGTGATGGTTATGGTGTTGACCATTTAAGAAAGAACGTTGATGGATTTGGCGAGATGAATAAAGGACCCAGATCTATCAGGAATTCTGATAATAAGGGCACTAAAAGTCTTGGACCTGTCACCTTATTACTGAAGGGACAGGACCTTCCAGTGAAGAGTGATTCAGATAACAAGGAAGCGACACTGGCTCCCAAGAAGGAGCAATACAATGGGGAACATTTTCCTGAGAATTACACTGATGCAAAATTCTTTGTTATTAAATCCTATAGCGAAGATGATGTTcacaaaagtataaaatataGCGTTTGGGCTAGCACCCCTAATGGAAATAAAAAGCTGGATGCAGCATATCAGGAAGCCAAGGAGAAGTCTTGTCCCATATTTCTGTTATTTTCG GTCAACACTAGTGGGCAATTTGTTGGTTTAGCAGAGATGGTTGGCCCTGTGGACTTCGGCAAAACTGTAGAATACTGGCAGCAGGACAGGTGGACCGGTTGCTTTGCCGTTAAGTGGCATATAATAAAGGACATCCCAAATAGCATTTTGAGGCACATAACACTGGAGAACAATGAACATAGACCTGTTACAAATAGCAGGGACACTCAAGAG GTTCAGTTTGACAAGGGCATTCAGATTGTCAAAATTTTCAAGGAGCATTCAAGCAAAGCATGCATCTTGGACGATTTTGGGTTTTACGAGACACGGGAAAAGGCCACTCAGGAAAGGAAATCCAAGGAACATGCAAAACAG GTTAGCAACCCTAGTGAAATAACAATTGGGACAGTTGTATTACCCAAATCTCTTGAGGGCTCATTGCTGAATGGATCAGCCGCTGCTGATGCAGCCGAAGGAAAAGGGAATGGAGCCATCACAGTACTTGAAAACTCCTCGAAGAGCTGTTAA
- the LOC112754885 gene encoding protein SINE1, which yields MGKNLSPVMQQELANLDKDPDSRKSAMKALKSYVKDLDCKAIPVFLAKVSETKETGSLSGEFTISLYEVLARVHQVKIVPMIDSIMVSIVQTLASSAGSFPLHQACSKVVPAIARYGIEPTAPEDKKRHIIHSICKPLCDSLSSSQDSLTSGAALCLKALVDSDNWRFASSEMVNRVCQNVAVALEGKSTQTNAHMGLVMSLVKRNALVVEAYARLLIQSGLRILNAGPEERNSHKRLSAIQMVNVLMKCLDPRSVFSELDLVIEEMEKCQSDKMAFVKGAAFEALQTAKRIATDRKPRYVKSPASVTGSNFGNRDYMEGENSPQSISPESCTIDFFSGYESGSVAESAISTGQYRWNSDYERRSVNRKLWSYENGGVDVSLKDGLFSKVGQENPLLEQSVSNEFPLGDGELSEEFSGFMYRNPVNRISKSTNTSPLRSRSQTTADLINIFETPRKLIQSLQDPSDVSPGSSEKQNRRYRSLSSGNIDWSPTSEFDENGSSDHTNCDCKVNQSDDEFKSDSESVSSTDDLSGDAGIQTPINVVPENKNIVQTGSTGKARHKMKRKLFCGFSFVLLAMATPLIWISSQQDQGHYLVPT from the exons ATGGGAAAGAATCTCAGCCCCGTGATGCAGCAAGAGCTGGCAAATCTTGACAAAGATCCAGATAGCCGCAAATCTGCCATGAAAGCTTTGAAATCATATGTTAAGGATTTGGATTGCAAGGCCATTCCTGTGTTTCTTGCAAAAGTTTCTGAGACCAAAGAAACCGGCTCTTTGTCTGGTGAATTCACAATTTCACTCTATGAGGTTCTTGCTAGGGTTCATCAAGTCAAGATTGTCCCCATGATAGACAGCATCATGGTGTCCATAGTTCAGACCTTAGCTTCAAGTGCAGGGTCCTTCCCTCTTCACCAGGCTTGCTCGAAAGTGGTTCCGGCTATTGCCAGATATGGAATTGAACCCACAGCCCCTGAAGACAAAAAGAGACACATTATTCATTCCATTTGCAAGCCTCTTTGTGATTCCCTCTCTAGCTCCCAAGATAGTTTAACTTCCGGTGCTGCACTTTGCCTAAAGGCCCTGGTTGATTCAGATAATTGGCGATTCGCTTCGAGTGAAATGGTCAATAGGGTTTGCCAGAATGTTGCTGTGGCATTGGAGGGAAAGTCCACTCAAACCAATGCTCACATGGGTTTGGTTATGTCGCTGGTGAAGCGCAATGCTCTGGTTGTTGAAGCCTATGCAAGGCTGCTCATACAATCTGGACTAAGAATTCTGAATGCTGGCCCAGAGGAGCGTAATTCTCACAAGAGGCTCTCAGCCATTCAGATGGTGAATGTATTGATGAAGTGTTTGGACCCAAGGAGTGTATTCTCGGAGCTCGATTTGGTAATTGAAGAGATGGAGAAGTGCCAGTCTGATAAAATGGCTTTCGTGAAAGGTGCAGCATTTGAAGCCTTGCAAACTGCTAAGAGAATTGCAACTGACCGGAAGCCAAGATATGTAAAGAGTCCTGCTTCGGTGACAGGGTCGAATTTTGGTAATAGAGACTATATGGAGGGGGAAAATTCTCCTCAATCTATTTCACCAGAATCATGTACTATTGACTTTTTCAGTGGCTACGAATCTGGATCTGTTGCCGAGTCTGCTATTTCGACCGGGCAATATCGCTGGAACTCGGATTATGAGAGGAGGAGTGTGAATAGGAAGCTTTGGAGTTATGAAAATGGAGGGGTTGATGTGTCTCTCAAGGATGGTTTGTTCTCCAAAGTGGGGCAAGAGAATCCCTTGTTGGAGCAGTCTGTGAGCAATGAGTTTCCTCTTGGAGATGGAGAATTGTCTGAGGAATTTTCTGGTTTCATGTATCGAAATCCTGTGAATAGAATATCTAAAAGTACCAACACAAGTCCACTG AGATCGCGCTCGCAAACCACAGCTGACCTGATCAATATCTTTGAGACCCCAAGGAAGCTCATTCAATCCCTTCAAGATCCAAGTGATGTTTCTCCGGGTAGCTCTGAGAAACAGAACAGAAGGTACAGGAGTCTATCCTCAGGCAATATCGATTGGAGCCCGACATCTGAATTTGACGAAAATGGTTCATCAGATCATACAAACTGTGACTGTAAAGTGAATCAAAGCGACGACGAATTCAAGAGTGACTCTGAGTCAGTGTCATCAACTGATGATCTTTCTGGAGATGCCGGTATTCAGACACCTATCAATGTTGTTCCCGAAAATAAGAATATTGTGCAAACTGGCAGCACAGGGAAAGCACGTCACAAGATGAAACGTAAATTGTTCTGCGGCTTTTCATTCGTGCTCCTTGCAATGGCCACCCCTCTGATTTGGATCAGCAGTCAGCAGGATCAAGGCCATTACCTTGTCCCTACATAA
- the LOC112754883 gene encoding photosynthetic NDH subunit of subcomplex B 2, chloroplastic has product MASFLSLSLPKLNLIKASSTSATTTSTSVSTPEALNEKFGRKGIKFCEADSVPVVELSVRNGSSLSLRIPDAHVTSYRPHVYWKDDGFEEVLYTIPAAEAGLYKAKGGIGLILNEAVQPGGRQLLPSTLEWTVNDADFDAIDAVQVELSCTSRFLDITYVVSLYPVSMATAVIVKNKAPKAITLNNAILSHLRFKTRNGAAIQGLRACSYCLHPPPSSPFQILTPADATKYEPPGWLSFGAEPEPKPGTWGQQDLTFTLLENKMSRVYAAPPSERSKPFYNTPPSKYETIDQGRELCFRVIRMGFEDIYVSSPGSLSEKYGKDYFICTGPASILEPVTVNPGEEWRGAQVIEHDNLT; this is encoded by the exons ATggcttcttttctttccttatcTCTTCCGAAACTAAACTTGATAAAAGCCTCATCAACATCTGCTACTACTACTTCTACTAGTGTCTCCACTCCTGAGGCACTCAACGAGAAATTCGGGCGAAAAGGCATCAAGTTCTGTGAAGCTGACAGTGTCCCGGTTGTGGAGCTTTCGGTTCGAAATGGCAGCTCATTGAGCCTAAGGATACCTGATGCTCATGTGACATCTTACAGGCCACATGTTTATTGGAAAGATGATGGTTTTGAGGAGGTGCTTTATACAATTCCGGCTGCCGAAGCTGGCCTTTACAAGGCCAAGGGTGGGATTGGTTTGATCTTGAATGAAGCAGTGCAACCTGGAGGCAGACAGTTACTCCCTTCAACTTTAGAGTGGACTGTAAATGATGCTGACTTCGACGCCATTGATGCTGTCCAG GTTGAATTGAGCTGCACTAGTAGATTTTTGGACATCACATACGTTGTGAGCCTTTATCCAGTGAGCATGGCCACAGCAGttatagtgaagaacaaagctccTAAGGCTATTACTCTAAACAATGCCATACTCAGCCACTTGAGATTCAAGACAAGAAATGGTGCAGCAATTCAAGGCCTTAGAGCCTGCTCATACTGTTTGCACCCTCCTCCGTCTTCGCCTTTCCAAATCCTGACTCCGGCCGATGCCACGAAATACGAGCCTCCCGGATGGCTTTCCTTCGGCGCTGAGCCGGAACCAAAGCCGGGGACATGGGGTCAGCAAGACCTGACTTTTACACTTCTTGAGAATAAGATGAGTAGAGTCTATGCAGCACCTCCAAGTGAAAGATCAAAGCCATTTTACAATACTCCACCTTCCAAGTATGAAACCATTGATCAG GGACGAGAGCTTTGCTTCAGGGTAATAAGAATGGGATTTGAGGATATTTATGTATCAAGCCCTGGTTCATTGTCAGAGAAATATGGAAAAGACTACTTTATATGCACTGGCCCTGCTTCAATACTGGAGCCTGTGACTGTGAACCCTGGTGAAGAGTGGAGAGGAGCACAAGTTATTGAGCATGACAATCTCACTTAA
- the LOC112754886 gene encoding PHD finger protein ING2-like: MAIARTGVYVDDYLEYASTLPAELQRLLNTVRELDERSQSMINQTRQQTKVCMGISSHGSKKGNHVSGHHYNNNHHANEEDEAAIEKLRKEIEANQDNALNLCTEKVLLARQAYDLIDSHVKRLDEDLNNFAEDLKQEGKIPPDEPAILPPLPIVPKPEKRKPLYVTPQSKRLDYRDRDWDREHDRDFELMPPPGSHKKEYVTPMEMDTPIDPNEPTYCVCHQVSFGDMIACDNENCQGGEWFHYSCVGLTQETRFKGKWYCPTCRLLPQCQ; encoded by the exons ATGGCAATTGCACGCACTGGAGTCTACGTGGATGACTATTTGGAGT ATGCTAGCACTTTGCCCGCTGAGCTTCAGAGGCTTCTCAATACTGTGCGAGAACTTGATGAACGATCCCAAT CTATGATAAACCAGACTAGGCAGCAAACAAAGGTGTGTATGGGGATCTCATCACATGGCTCTAAGAAGGGTAACCATGTCAGTGGCCATCATTATAATAACAATCATCATGCAAATGAGGAAGACGAGGCTGCGATTGAGAAATTGCGAAAGGAAATCGAGGCCAATCAGGATAATGCATTGAACCTATGTACTGAGAAAGTTTTGTTGGCACGGCAAGCATATGACTTG ATAGATAGTCATGTCAAACGTCTTGATGAGGATTTAAACAACTTTGCCGAAGATCTGAAGCAAG AGGGGAAAATACCACCGGATGAACCAGCAATTCTTCCCCCATTGCCTATAGTCCCTAAACCTGAAAAACGCAAGCCCTTATATGTAACACCACAGTCAAAGAGGCTTGATTACAGGGATAGAGACTGGGATCGGGAGCATGATAGAGACTTTGAGCTAATGCCTCCACCAGGTAGCCATAAGAAGGAGTATGTAACTCCTATGGAGATGGATACACCTATTGATCCAAATGAGCCAACATACTGTGTTTGTCATCAG GTGTCTTTTGGTGACATGATTGCTTGTGACAATGAAAAT TGCCAAGGAGGAGAATGGTTCCACTATTCATGTGTCGGCTTAACTCAAGAGACAAGGTTCAAGGGTAAATGGTATTGTCCAACTTGCAGATTACTACCACAATGCCAATGA
- the LOC112754882 gene encoding YTH domain-containing protein ECT4 isoform X1: MAAVTPSSDKAADLLQNLSLDSEPKNMGVSEPAKKNGPAFSNGAAKGMNKPFNPNACFVPNGYHSTAYYYGGYDGQSDWNMYSRYMNVDGGMAQGVYGDSCSYMYNQGYGYTPYGAYPPPATSPPIQHDGQLYGMQQYHYPSCYYQSPASTDMLHAPNKIGVPQGEEISTAVNADHVPSSNVFNKGNTVTMANGDRSNKKGLNAFLTGSQHGSLNSNDFYQVANMPACVPLSGHQGPRISTHGQQSAFPSDVPLISDRQSKHGAKAGISSSVGPLKDFNAQRNQRLPQPLPQFTNFHSSRSPSGLELVSGFMNRMYPSNSVYSRYGNTFRADSRYGSTAYGSRAGFENKLRGTGDGYGVDHLRKNVDGFGEMNKGPRSIRNSDNKGTKSLGPVTLLLKGQDLPVKSDSDNKEATLAPKKEQYNGEHFPENYTDAKFFVIKSYSEDDVHKSIKYSVWASTPNGNKKLDAAYQEAKEKSCPIFLLFSVNTSGQFVGLAEMVGPVDFGKTVEYWQQDRWTGCFAVKWHIIKDIPNSILRHITLENNEHRPVTNSRDTQEVQFDKGIQIVKIFKEHSSKACILDDFGFYETREKATQERKSKEHAKQVSNPSEITIGTVVLPKSLEGSLLNGSAAADAAEGKGNGAITVLENSSKSC, encoded by the exons ATGGCAGCTGTTACTCCTTCTTCTGACA AAGCTGCAGATTTACTGCAAAATTTGTCCCTGGATTCGGAGCCCAAGAACATGGGAGTTTCTGAGCCGGCAAAGAAG AATGGACCTGCTTTCTCCAATGGAGCAGCTAAGGGGATGAATAAGCCATTCAATCCAAATGCATGCTTTGTTCCGAATGGGTACCATTCTACTGCATACTATTATGGAG GTTATGATGGGCAAAGTGACTGGAATATGTATTCTAGGTATATGAATGTTGATGGAGGAATGGCTCAA GGTGTTTATGGAGATAGCTGCTCTTATATGTACAATCAGGGTTATGGTTATACACCTTATGGAGCGTATCCACCACCGGCCACTTCTCCACCCATTCAACATGATGGTCAACTCTATGGGATGCAACAGTATCACTACCCTTCTTGTTATTACCAATCTCCAGCCTCTACTGATATGCTGCATGCTCCCAACAAAATCGGTGTTCCACAAGGGGAGGAAATATCAACTGCAGTTAATGCCGATCATGTTCCTTCATCAAATGTCTTTAATAAAGGGAATACTGTTACCATGGCCAATGGCGACCGCTCAAACAAAAAAGGGTTGAATGCATTTCTAACAGGTTCCCAGCATGGTTCTTTGAATTCAAATGATTTTTATCAGGTGGCTAACATGCCGGCATGTGTCCCTTTGTCTGGGCATCAGGGTCCAAGAATTAGCACCCATGGCCAACAGTCGGCCTTTCCTTCAGATGTTCCATTAATTTCTGATAGGCAGTCCAAACATGGAGCAAAGGCTGGAATATCTTCATCTGTTGGTCCTCTCAAAGATTTCAATGCACAAAGGAATCAAAGGCTACCTCAGCCACTTCCGCAATTCACG AACTTTCACAGTTCCAGAAGCCCATCTGGACTGGAACTGGTTTCTGGTTTCATGAACAGGATGTATCCGAGCAACAGCGTGTACAGTCGATACGGAAACACATTTAGAGCTGATTCTCGTTATGGATCCACTGCATATGGATCCAGAGCTGGATTTGAGAATAAGCTGAGAGGCACAGGTGATGGTTATGGTGTTGACCATTTAAGAAAGAACGTTGATGGATTTGGCGAGATGAATAAAGGACCCAGATCTATCAGGAATTCTGATAATAAGGGCACTAAAAGTCTTGGACCTGTCACCTTATTACTGAAGGGACAGGACCTTCCAGTGAAGAGTGATTCAGATAACAAGGAAGCGACACTGGCTCCCAAGAAGGAGCAATACAATGGGGAACATTTTCCTGAGAATTACACTGATGCAAAATTCTTTGTTATTAAATCCTATAGCGAAGATGATGTTcacaaaagtataaaatataGCGTTTGGGCTAGCACCCCTAATGGAAATAAAAAGCTGGATGCAGCATATCAGGAAGCCAAGGAGAAGTCTTGTCCCATATTTCTGTTATTTTCG GTCAACACTAGTGGGCAATTTGTTGGTTTAGCAGAGATGGTTGGCCCTGTGGACTTCGGCAAAACTGTAGAATACTGGCAGCAGGACAGGTGGACCGGTTGCTTTGCCGTTAAGTGGCATATAATAAAGGACATCCCAAATAGCATTTTGAGGCACATAACACTGGAGAACAATGAACATAGACCTGTTACAAATAGCAGGGACACTCAAGAG GTTCAGTTTGACAAGGGCATTCAGATTGTCAAAATTTTCAAGGAGCATTCAAGCAAAGCATGCATCTTGGACGATTTTGGGTTTTACGAGACACGGGAAAAGGCCACTCAGGAAAGGAAATCCAAGGAACATGCAAAACAG GTTAGCAACCCTAGTGAAATAACAATTGGGACAGTTGTATTACCCAAATCTCTTGAGGGCTCATTGCTGAATGGATCAGCCGCTGCTGATGCAGCCGAAGGAAAAGGGAATGGAGCCATCACAGTACTTGAAAACTCCTCGAAGAGCTGTTAA